The stretch of DNA GGGCGTTGTCGCCGGTTGGAAGCGGGGCTGGATTGACCGGATTCTGTCCATTGTCGTCAATATTCTGCTGGCGTTGCCGGGACTGGTTCTGGTGCTGCTATTTGGCGCACTGGTTCCCGGTTCATTCTTCATTTTATATGTAGCGATCTCTCTGGTTCTGTGGGTCGAATACTTTCGGGTGATTCGTGCCAGAACCATCACTGTCATGAACTCCCCGGAAGTTGAAGCCTCCCTGCTGTACGGATTTGGCCCGTGGTATGTATTTAAACGTCATCTGTGGCCTGCCTGCAAGAAAGATATTTATACCCTGGCCTGCTTTGGTGCCGGTAACTCTGTGCTTGCACTGGCTTCCATTGGTTTTGTTTATGTTGGGCTCAGACCTCCCCACGCAGAACTGGGGCTGATGATGGTCGAACTGTTTCCTTATTACTCTGACGCCGCATGGGTGCTGCTCCAACCTCTGACCGCAGTCATTTTACTGGTACTTGGATTTCACCTGATTGCAGGAGGTGAACGTGAATAGTTTTACAGGTTATTCTGTAGCACGCAGCCAGCTTTCCTTCGATGAAGCAACCGCTGGCCCAAGAGAGTTGACTCCCGTTATCGAGATAGAAAATCTTTCCATTCATTCTGCAAATGAATGTATTGTCTCTGGCTTATCCCTGACGCTGACCACTGGCAACCCTGTTACCATTCTTGGCGAAACCGGTTCCGGAAAAAGCCTGCTGGCCCAAAGTATTATGGGGGCTTTGCCTGCCGGACTCACCTGTTCTGGTCATATAAGGCGTTTTGGCCGTGACGATCACACGCCGGATGAGCTGGAACAACTCTGGGGGGGCCATATTGCCATGCTTCCCCAGGAACCCTGGCTTTCTCTTGATCCGATTATGGCAGGCAAACGGCAGGTTGCCCTGGTTGAACAGCTGGTTAATGGTCTGTCAGAAAAAGAATCGGCAAACATTACCCTGAAACGTATGACTGAACTGGGTCTTGGCACTGATGGAGAGAAAGTGCCTGACCAGCTATCCGGAGGTATGGCGCAGCGCCTTGCTTATCTATGCGCAACCGCGGCAGGTGCAGATGTCCTGATTGCAGACGAGCCGACCAAAGGGCTGGATGCCAGCCATAAATCACGGGTTATTGACCTGTTAAAGAAACAAAGCGACAAAGGCTCATTACTCACCATCACCCACGACATTGATGTCGCCAGGGCAATAGGAGGTGA from Endozoicomonas sp. NE40 encodes:
- a CDS encoding ABC transporter permease, which gives rise to MKADIQLRPSQYRGAALLLFLLSLVVLETLFWGHNPASQNLDQAFHAPTLAEPLGTDQFGRSNLARLSSALQTSILMAVFSVLTSATLGVSLGVVAGWKRGWIDRILSIVVNILLALPGLVLVLLFGALVPGSFFILYVAISLVLWVEYFRVIRARTITVMNSPEVEASLLYGFGPWYVFKRHLWPACKKDIYTLACFGAGNSVLALASIGFVYVGLRPPHAELGLMMVELFPYYSDAAWVLLQPLTAVILLVLGFHLIAGGERE